The following are encoded in a window of Castanea sativa cultivar Marrone di Chiusa Pesio chromosome 5, ASM4071231v1 genomic DNA:
- the LOC142635041 gene encoding uncharacterized protein LOC142635041, which yields MVSMQSVAYTGVPLLATAATWFLTFGLCSLILCCCSCCRRQKKSYGYSRIAYALSIILLILFTITAITGSGFLYTAQGKFQVSTTNILEYLLDQADTTVEKLKDVLVNLVAAKQVGVGQNFLPPDIQSNIDILGNMTNISAMIPKIKTQQSSKQIQNVLLPVRQVLNIVAASMLLLALLGFIFSVFGLQCFVYILMIIGWILVTGTFILCGVSLVLHNIVADTCISMDQWVENPTAHSALSEVLPCVDNATANDILSISKHVTFLMVGIVNQFITNVANNDVPPNAGPFYYNQSGPLVPILCNPLNFDNTDRRCTAGEMDLSNATQVWGNYVCNVLPSGMCTSMGRLTPTSYGQMQAAVNVSYTLYHYGPFLVDLVDCNFVRKTFSDISEDHCPGLRRYSYRIYVGLVMVSAPVMLSMIFWLVYVRERRHRVYVKKFTPKIYSQGV from the exons aTGGTTTCCATGCAGTCAGTTGCATATACTGGTGTTCCTCTTCTTGCCACTGCTGCAACCTGGTTTTTGACATTCGGCCTATGCTCGTTAATTCTCTGCTGCTGCTCCTGTTGCCGCAGACAGAAGAAGTCTTATGGCTATTCTCGAATTGCTTATGCACTTTCTATTATCCTCCTTATACTTTTCACCATCACTGCTAT AACAGGAAGTGGTTTTCTGTACACTGCGCAGGGAAAGTTTCAAGTCAGTACAACAAATATATTGGAATATCTTCTCGACCAAGCAGATACCACTGTTGAGAAGTTAAAGGATGTATTGGTTAATCTTGTTGCAGCTAAACAAGTCGGAGTTGGTCAAAATTTTCTACCTCCTGATATCCAGAGTAATATTGACATACTGGGAAATATGACAAATATTTCTGCTATGATTCCTAAAATTAAGACACAGCAGAGttcaaaacaaatacaaaatgtcTTGCTTCCTGT GAGGCAGGTTCTTAACATTGTTGCCGCTTCAATGCTACTATTAGCCCTTCTTGGTTTCA tattttcagttttcggTCTGCAGTGTTTCGTGTACAT ATTAATGATCATAGGATGGATTCTTGTGACGGGCACATTTATTTTGTGTGGCGTATCTCTTGTCCTCCATAA CATTGTAGCAGACACGTGTATTTCAATGGATCAATGGGTCGAAAACCCCACAGCTCATTCAGCCCTAAGTGAAGTTCTCCCTTGCGTGGACAATGCAACAGCAAATGACATCTTGTCTATAAGCAAACATGTCACCTTCCTAATGGTTGGTATCGTGAACCAGTTCATAACTAATGTGGCCAACAATGATGTACCCCCAAATGCTGGACCTTTTTATTACAATCAGTCTGGTCCATTGGTGCCCATCCTTTGTAAtccattaaattttgataacacTGATCGGAGATGCACTGCTGGTGAAATGGACTTGAGTAATGCAACCCAG GTGTGGGGGAATTATGTTTGCAATGTGTTACCATCTGGTATGTGCACCAGCATGGGCCGATTGACGCCTACATCTTATGGCCAGATGCAAGCCGCTGTAAATGTGAGCTATACATTGTATCATTATGGCCCCTTCCTTGTTGACCTTGTAGACTGCAACTTTGTTAGAAAAACTTTCAGTGACATAAGTGAGGATCACTGTCCGGGACTAAGGCGCTATAGTTATAGGATCTATGTTGGGTTGGTTATGGTCTCAGCTCCAGTTATGCTTTCTATGATCTTCTGGCTAGTCTATGTAAGAGAGAGACGGCATCGAGTCTATGTCAAAAAATTTACTCCAAAAATTTATTCTCAAGGAGTATGA